One genomic region from Gemmatimonadaceae bacterium encodes:
- a CDS encoding protein kinase — MLRAVLNDRYDVEREIGRGGMATVYLARDRADASTVAIKVLIADVSQMLGAQRFRREIELTTRLSHPNILPVRDWGQTGESLYYVMPYVAGESLRDRLSRERMLPMDDAIRITCDIAAALESAHRSGIVHRDIKPENILLDGNVALLADFGIAHAMSAAGEQRLTQTGISLGTPTYMSPEQAMAERSLDGRSDVYSLACVTYEMLGGQPPFTGPTAQAIIARHALESVPSLTIIRGTVSPEIEAILRKALSKSAVDRYASAAEFAEALRHPETQSGLVQPTARGATSRRRSRRRLTAIGAIVAAVLGPVGIFVWRTRGSASPAGGPGGPDPHRVAVLYFQDRSKDGKLAYLADGLTDALIDRLSAIPQLIVTSSNGSALFRGKDVPRDSIARVLNVGTLVDGSVDRRGDRMAVKVMLEDAGGADLQHATFEVPAAQPLALTDTLAARVARFLRARLGEEVALRTERAGASNSQAWSLLQRAKLLQADGDRARLANDTAAMLRDFRRADSTLAAAEPLDPKWAAISVLRGTIDYWTSRFFSGDQLRVKQWVDSGLVHAKRALADAPRSADAYRLRGELRYWLWLMAVEPDPTKAKALLDAARSDLETATQIAPNQPEAWSILSHLYYQYNDVVSAKLAARRAYDEDAYLSDANLIVWRLFTTSFDLEQFPDAIHWCDVGAGRFRADPRFVECKLWLMPTGAVKVNPSEPWAMVDSMVKLSSPPDRPYEKLFGIPLAAGGLFGAGLRDSAARVLDRLDDRADIDPTKDVSQYAALDWALIGKQGQGDHGAGVVPQRKSGARRGLR; from the coding sequence GACCGTCTACCTCGCCCGCGATCGCGCGGACGCGAGCACCGTCGCTATCAAGGTGCTGATCGCCGACGTCTCGCAAATGCTCGGTGCCCAACGATTCCGGCGCGAGATCGAGCTCACCACCCGCCTCAGCCACCCCAACATCCTGCCCGTCCGCGACTGGGGCCAGACGGGTGAATCCCTGTACTATGTGATGCCCTACGTGGCGGGGGAGTCGCTGCGCGATCGCCTCAGCCGTGAGCGGATGCTCCCGATGGACGACGCCATCCGGATCACCTGCGACATCGCGGCCGCGCTCGAGTCGGCGCACCGAAGCGGCATCGTCCACCGCGACATCAAGCCCGAGAACATTCTCCTCGACGGGAACGTCGCCCTCCTCGCCGACTTCGGGATCGCCCACGCCATGAGCGCGGCGGGCGAGCAACGCCTAACGCAGACCGGCATCTCGCTCGGTACGCCCACCTACATGAGCCCCGAGCAGGCGATGGCCGAGCGCTCGCTCGACGGCCGGAGCGACGTGTACAGCCTGGCGTGCGTGACGTACGAGATGCTGGGCGGCCAGCCGCCGTTCACCGGTCCCACCGCGCAGGCCATCATCGCGCGCCACGCGCTCGAGAGCGTGCCGTCGCTCACCATCATCCGCGGCACCGTGTCGCCGGAGATCGAGGCGATCCTCCGCAAAGCGCTCTCCAAGTCCGCCGTGGACCGATACGCGTCCGCCGCGGAGTTCGCCGAGGCGCTGCGTCACCCGGAGACACAGTCCGGTCTCGTGCAACCCACGGCACGAGGCGCGACGTCGCGTCGGCGCTCGCGCCGCCGGCTCACCGCGATCGGCGCCATCGTCGCGGCGGTGCTCGGCCCGGTCGGCATCTTCGTGTGGCGCACCCGCGGCAGCGCGTCACCGGCAGGCGGTCCCGGCGGTCCCGATCCGCACCGCGTGGCCGTGCTCTATTTCCAGGACCGGAGCAAGGACGGGAAGTTGGCGTATCTCGCCGACGGCCTAACGGACGCGCTGATCGACCGGCTCTCGGCCATCCCGCAGCTGATCGTCACCTCGAGCAACGGCTCCGCGCTCTTCCGCGGCAAGGATGTCCCACGGGACAGCATCGCGCGGGTGCTCAATGTCGGAACGCTTGTCGACGGCAGCGTGGACCGGCGGGGCGACCGGATGGCCGTGAAGGTGATGCTCGAGGATGCCGGCGGCGCCGATCTCCAACACGCCACGTTCGAGGTGCCCGCCGCGCAGCCCCTTGCGCTCACCGACACGCTCGCGGCACGGGTCGCACGCTTCCTGCGCGCGCGCCTCGGCGAGGAGGTCGCGCTGCGCACCGAACGAGCGGGCGCGAGCAATTCGCAGGCCTGGTCGCTGCTACAGCGCGCAAAGCTGCTTCAGGCGGACGGGGATCGCGCGCGTCTGGCGAACGACACCGCGGCGATGCTGCGCGACTTCAGGCGTGCAGATTCCACGCTGGCCGCCGCGGAGCCGCTCGATCCCAAGTGGGCTGCGATCTCTGTGCTGCGCGGAACGATCGACTACTGGACCTCGCGCTTCTTCAGCGGCGACCAACTCCGCGTGAAGCAGTGGGTGGACAGCGGCCTGGTGCATGCCAAGCGGGCGCTCGCGGACGCGCCGCGGAGCGCCGACGCCTACCGCCTGCGCGGCGAGCTGCGTTACTGGCTCTGGCTCATGGCGGTCGAACCGGATCCGACGAAGGCGAAAGCCCTGCTCGACGCGGCCCGCTCCGACCTCGAAACCGCCACGCAGATCGCGCCTAACCAACCGGAAGCATGGTCCATCCTCAGTCATCTGTACTACCAGTACAACGACGTGGTGAGCGCCAAGCTGGCCGCGCGACGGGCCTATGACGAAGACGCGTACCTGAGCGACGCGAACCTGATTGTCTGGCGGCTGTTCACCACGTCGTTCGATCTGGAGCAATTCCCCGACGCCATTCACTGGTGCGACGTGGGGGCGGGACGCTTTCGCGCGGACCCGCGATTCGTGGAGTGCAAGCTCTGGCTGATGCCGACCGGCGCCGTGAAGGTGAACCCATCGGAGCCGTGGGCGATGGTCGATTCCATGGTGAAGCTGTCCTCGCCGCCGGACCGTCCGTACGAGAAGCTGTTCGGCATCCCGCTCGCCGCGGGTGGGTTGTTCGGAGCTGGCCTGCGCGACAGCGCGGCGCGCGTGCTCGACCGGCTTGACGATCGAGCCGACATCGATCCCACGAAGGATGTCTCGCAGTACGCGGCGCTGGACTGGGCGCTCATTGGGAAACAAGGACAAGGCGATCACGGCGCTGGCGTTGTACCTCAGCGCAAATCCGGCGCGCGCCGTGGGCTTCGATGA
- a CDS encoding AraC family transcriptional regulator produces MLERRTNSEGRNETAIRELKLYRYSQPTESANVLMEPAVYVVVQGRKEVTVGNETYFYDQSQYLAVSVDLPAVGRVFEASPGRPYLCMTLSVDPRDLAALIVETGRQAPRDDHDGRGLYVSALRAPLLDGFLRLVRLLDAPQDLPVLAPLILRELHYRLLQSEQFGRLAQMAIGDGRLRRVSGAIAWIKEHFSEPLRIDALAKRVNMSPSALHHYFKSVCAMSPVQYQKHLRLQEARRLLLSEATSAEAVAYEVGYASASQFNREYVRLFGQPPRRDAERLRAAASR; encoded by the coding sequence GTGCTCGAGCGCCGGACGAATTCCGAAGGGCGGAACGAGACCGCGATCAGGGAGTTGAAGCTGTATCGGTATTCACAACCAACCGAATCGGCGAACGTCCTCATGGAGCCGGCGGTGTACGTTGTGGTGCAAGGGCGAAAGGAAGTGACGGTGGGCAACGAGACGTACTTCTACGACCAGTCACAGTACCTCGCGGTCTCGGTGGATCTACCTGCCGTCGGGCGTGTCTTCGAAGCGAGCCCGGGTAGGCCGTACCTATGTATGACTCTCAGTGTGGACCCGCGGGACCTCGCGGCACTGATCGTGGAAACGGGACGGCAGGCACCGCGAGACGATCACGACGGACGAGGCCTCTACGTGAGCGCGCTACGGGCTCCGCTGCTCGACGGGTTCCTTCGCCTGGTGCGGCTGCTCGATGCGCCGCAAGATCTCCCGGTGCTGGCACCGCTCATTCTGCGAGAGCTCCACTACAGACTTCTCCAGAGCGAACAGTTTGGACGCTTGGCTCAGATGGCGATCGGTGATGGGCGACTGCGCCGGGTGTCTGGGGCGATTGCGTGGATCAAGGAACACTTCTCGGAACCGCTCCGGATCGACGCACTCGCGAAGCGAGTCAACATGAGCCCGTCGGCACTCCATCACTACTTCAAGTCGGTTTGCGCAATGAGTCCGGTTCAATACCAGAAGCATCTGCGCCTGCAGGAGGCTCGTCGTCTCCTTCTTTCCGAAGCTACGAGTGCGGAAGCCGTTGCCTATGAGGTGGGTTACGCGAGCGCGTCGCAGTTCAATCGGGAGTACGTCCGGCTATTTGGTCAGCCGCCGCGTCGGGACGCCGAGCGTTTGCGCGCGGCAGCCTCTCGGTAA
- a CDS encoding putative toxin-antitoxin system toxin component, PIN family translates to MIAPSSWPAPLPVIFDTNVLLSGIFFGGVPGRLLTAWQESRMQLVLSPDILAEDYEAAAVLSTRYPAITGLDAILALVTQTATVVDAPALSYGVSADPEDDKFLACAIAARVPTIVSGDKHLLRLNGWAGLAIVTPRQLLERYLETPKREGDG, encoded by the coding sequence GTGATTGCACCATCTTCGTGGCCCGCGCCTCTCCCCGTCATCTTCGACACGAACGTGCTCCTGTCGGGAATCTTCTTCGGTGGCGTGCCTGGACGCCTGCTCACCGCTTGGCAGGAAAGCCGGATGCAACTTGTGCTCTCGCCTGACATTCTCGCGGAGGACTACGAGGCCGCCGCAGTTCTCTCGACCCGCTACCCGGCGATCACCGGCCTCGATGCAATACTGGCGCTCGTGACGCAAACGGCAACCGTTGTCGATGCGCCCGCTCTTTCCTATGGTGTCTCGGCCGATCCGGAAGACGACAAGTTCCTGGCATGTGCGATTGCCGCACGTGTACCAACGATTGTGTCAGGTGATAAGCACTTGCTCCGCCTAAACGGCTGGGCCGGTCTCGCGATCGTCACACCACGCCAATTGCTGGAACGTTACCTCGAAACCCCCAAGCGGGAGGGTGACGGATAG
- a CDS encoding helix-turn-helix domain-containing protein: MYFVDTQRKRRQKKSQRLWKAVCRHTCLLDNDDDLLSSFQHASPRSIWLSFDSSAFSSLANHISVFQSEHRLLVFSEVAEATRHVLNVYFRHVLAAKEAISYLDAKELAEVLVAPNRADLFIGGTVDMKDEAVVLYKGTIDPLVVPLAWFVGQSSSSPKADPQKFQVSDFGQTVKLGEFEAASDAILYEFDSDFRRRRKKELLKEDKSLGASIRRLRLQKNLRRDDFPGISAKTIARIERNEIGAPQAQTLAAIASRLDVKESDLGSY, encoded by the coding sequence GTGTACTTCGTTGATACGCAGAGGAAGCGGCGCCAGAAGAAGTCACAGCGCTTGTGGAAAGCGGTGTGCAGACATACCTGCTTGCTGGACAATGACGATGACTTGCTCTCGTCGTTCCAGCATGCGAGTCCGAGATCGATTTGGCTATCGTTTGATTCAAGCGCGTTTAGTTCGCTTGCGAATCACATCTCCGTCTTTCAGAGCGAACATCGGCTGCTCGTCTTTAGCGAGGTGGCGGAGGCAACGCGGCATGTCCTGAACGTCTACTTTCGCCATGTACTCGCAGCAAAGGAAGCGATTAGCTATCTAGACGCGAAGGAACTTGCTGAGGTCTTGGTTGCTCCAAATCGAGCCGACTTGTTCATTGGCGGAACGGTCGACATGAAGGATGAAGCCGTTGTTCTGTACAAAGGAACGATCGATCCGTTGGTTGTGCCGCTCGCATGGTTTGTTGGCCAGAGTAGCTCGAGTCCCAAAGCAGACCCGCAAAAATTCCAAGTCTCCGACTTCGGGCAAACAGTAAAACTCGGAGAGTTCGAGGCTGCTTCAGATGCGATCCTGTACGAATTCGATTCTGACTTCCGGCGTCGGCGCAAGAAAGAGCTGCTAAAGGAAGACAAATCGCTTGGAGCGTCGATTCGCCGACTACGTCTTCAAAAGAACCTTCGGCGCGATGACTTCCCTGGAATCTCCGCCAAGACGATCGCGAGAATCGAGCGGAATGAGATCGGCGCGCCACAAGCACAGACCTTGGCTGCGATTGCGTCTCGCCTTGATGTAAAGGAATCGGATCTCGGGTCGTACTAA
- a CDS encoding addiction module protein, translated as MAAPILDFSHLTPEERIELAEQLWDSLDPGDVAPTTEQVAELRRRRAELQADGDLGEPGDETLDEIAQRGE; from the coding sequence ATGGCCGCTCCCATTCTCGACTTCAGCCATTTGACTCCGGAAGAGCGTATCGAGCTCGCCGAGCAGCTATGGGACAGCTTGGATCCAGGAGATGTCGCGCCGACTACTGAGCAGGTCGCGGAGCTCAGGCGACGCCGAGCCGAGCTCCAAGCGGACGGCGACCTTGGCGAGCCGGGAGACGAGACGCTGGACGAGATTGCCCAGCGCGGCGAGTGA
- the bla gene encoding subclass B3 metallo-beta-lactamase: MPVAAQVDSTWAEPFPPFHIAGNLYYVGTKALASYLVTTPNGLILINSDLEQNVPQIKASIEHLGFKFSDVKILLISHAHFDHDAGSARIKALTGAKYMVMDADVPVVESGGKLDFQYGTDASSLYPPTTVDRVLHDSDHVTLGDATLVAHLTPGHTKGCTTWTMTVREGAKTYDVVIVGSPNVNPGYKLVGNAQYPAIAQDFEKTFRVLKALPCDIFLGAHGAYFDMEKKYEKFKAGDATAFVDPAGYKAYVAEREEAFRTALKKQMGN; this comes from the coding sequence TTGCCTGTCGCCGCCCAGGTCGATTCGACGTGGGCCGAACCTTTTCCACCGTTCCATATCGCCGGGAATCTCTACTACGTCGGCACGAAAGCCCTCGCCAGCTACCTCGTCACGACGCCTAACGGACTGATCCTGATCAACAGCGACCTCGAGCAGAACGTCCCACAAATCAAAGCGAGCATCGAGCACCTCGGCTTCAAGTTCAGCGACGTCAAGATCCTCCTGATCAGCCACGCACACTTTGACCACGACGCTGGAAGCGCCAGGATCAAGGCGCTCACCGGCGCCAAGTACATGGTGATGGACGCCGACGTGCCGGTCGTCGAGTCCGGCGGGAAACTCGACTTTCAGTATGGCACCGACGCGTCATCGCTCTACCCCCCGACCACCGTCGATCGCGTCTTGCACGACAGCGACCACGTCACGCTCGGCGACGCCACGCTCGTGGCGCATCTGACGCCCGGTCACACCAAGGGCTGCACGACGTGGACGATGACAGTCAGAGAGGGCGCGAAGACATACGACGTCGTCATCGTCGGCAGTCCGAACGTCAACCCCGGGTACAAGCTCGTCGGCAACGCGCAGTACCCGGCGATCGCACAGGATTTCGAGAAGACATTTCGTGTGCTGAAGGCGCTGCCATGCGACATCTTCCTCGGCGCGCATGGCGCGTACTTCGACATGGAGAAGAAGTACGAGAAGTTCAAAGCCGGCGACGCGACGGCGTTCGTGGACCCCGCGGGCTACAAGGCGTACGTCGCCGAACGCGAGGAGGCGTTTCGCACGGCGCTCAAGAAGCAAATGGGAAACTGA
- a CDS encoding aldo/keto reductase translates to MKHVSIGGLEVSRIGLGAMTMAGYYNIGAGSDAESIRTIHRALDLGVTHLDTAEIYGPYTNEELVGRAIRDRRNQVVLATKFGLVSHSSGGPGVLDSSPANVRVAVEGSLRRLGTDHIDLYYQHRVDPKTPIEETVGVLAELVGEGKVRYIGLSEAGPSTIRRAHAVHPVSALQTEYSLWTRNPEAELLPLLRQLGIGFVPYSPLGHGFLTGEIRSPEQLSDDDWRKTNPRFSGENFKRNLRIVDEVKAVAAEAGVTPAQVALAWLLTQGDNIAPIPGTKHVSRVEENIAADRVELSARQIDRLNNLTPAAGERHEEGNMARIER, encoded by the coding sequence ATGAAACACGTCTCGATCGGAGGACTCGAGGTCTCGCGCATAGGGCTGGGCGCGATGACGATGGCCGGGTACTACAACATCGGTGCAGGCAGTGACGCGGAGTCCATCCGCACCATCCATCGGGCACTGGACCTGGGCGTCACTCACCTAGACACCGCCGAGATCTATGGTCCGTATACCAACGAGGAACTCGTCGGCCGAGCGATCAGGGATCGCCGCAACCAGGTTGTGTTGGCGACAAAGTTCGGCCTCGTCTCGCACTCCAGCGGCGGCCCGGGCGTGCTCGACAGCAGCCCAGCGAACGTCCGTGTGGCGGTCGAAGGGTCGCTGAGACGGCTCGGCACCGACCACATCGACCTGTACTATCAGCACAGGGTCGATCCCAAAACACCCATCGAGGAAACCGTCGGCGTTCTGGCCGAACTTGTCGGCGAGGGGAAGGTCCGCTACATCGGTCTGTCCGAGGCCGGTCCCAGCACAATCCGCCGCGCCCACGCTGTGCACCCGGTGTCCGCGCTGCAGACCGAGTACTCCCTGTGGACGCGTAACCCGGAGGCGGAACTGCTGCCGCTGCTGCGCCAACTGGGCATCGGCTTCGTTCCTTACTCGCCGCTCGGCCACGGCTTTCTTACAGGTGAGATACGCTCGCCCGAACAGCTCTCCGACGACGACTGGCGCAAGACCAACCCACGCTTCTCCGGCGAGAACTTCAAGCGCAATCTGCGCATCGTGGACGAAGTAAAGGCGGTGGCCGCGGAGGCGGGCGTGACGCCGGCGCAAGTGGCTCTGGCCTGGCTCCTAACGCAGGGCGACAACATCGCCCCAATTCCTGGTACCAAGCACGTGTCCCGCGTCGAGGAGAACATCGCGGCCGACCGCGTCGAGCTGAGCGCCCGTCAGATCGACCGACTGAACAACCTCACTCCGGCTGCTGGCGAGCGACACGAGGAGGGAAACATGGCCCGAATCGAGCGATAA
- a CDS encoding protein kinase gives MSTTDTLSESLAGQYRIDREIGAGGMATVYLAHDLRHERKVAIKVLRPELAAVIGAERFLREIRTIATLQHPHILGLIDSGQVGGTAFYVMPFVDGESLRDRLAREKQLPVPDAVRIAREVAAALDYAHRHGIIHRDIKPENILLHDGSALVADFGIALAVSEAGGARMTETGMSLGTPHYMSPEQAMGERDITARSDIYALGATTYEMLVGEPPFTGPTAQSIVAKVMTAEPAAPSSVRRTVPRSVNSAVLTALEKLPADRFGTAGEFAAALSDEPGTAGRAASAAARADAPLGGPSPAPWRRIAAGLFGVVVALAALGAWAVATRATPGPTVYDAALPDSATMSAEGTSSMTSYGTAMRSLSVAPNGEFVVYAALEGDSTTLWYRSLKNAAARPIAGTMGAFGPRVSPDGNRVAFIKAGRVMVVPVAGGQARPVFEGTTVMDLTWLSATQLLAMDEDGYRYNWLDPDQGLLRSKRGARCAHGVWASAMRRLICSLVPNGSVVDPDAGTGWALRAPRADGSPGATLPGSDYRLLGKRYLLYLSVEGDVRAASYDPDRHLAGRSVTVLTGVRSDAVGDAQYDLTANGTLVYAPGADAGIGRMARLAPRDTARPFDMPAAAYQRFDLSPDGRWLAFVVLTNEGDELHVRDLRTGQQLSWFRAEYIRQPLWSRDGTRILVWARDSTRAAIVMGSPSSGLPPDTLMAATAPASVPQPLDFQSEHTALAQDVVSSTVFSFDPSAHPLRFEAVARDVPFATLSPNGRHLVVQTGQTGRIIVSQFPKAARQWQVADGGVEPIWLSDTQLLYRQGVSWYSVAIDSVTGAPEGSPVLWARDPRFSDTAGWSNRVSHDGGIIYMQEPAQRSASYLRVVPNWVAQVKAAVDRAQR, from the coding sequence ATGAGCACAACCGACACGCTGAGCGAGTCGCTCGCCGGCCAGTACCGCATCGACCGCGAGATCGGCGCCGGTGGGATGGCGACCGTGTATCTGGCGCACGACCTCCGCCACGAACGCAAGGTCGCCATAAAAGTGCTGCGCCCCGAGCTCGCCGCCGTGATCGGCGCCGAGCGCTTTCTGCGCGAAATCAGAACCATCGCGACGCTGCAGCATCCCCACATTTTGGGCCTCATCGACTCGGGCCAGGTGGGCGGCACGGCGTTCTACGTGATGCCGTTCGTCGACGGGGAATCGCTGCGCGACCGGCTCGCCCGCGAAAAGCAGCTGCCGGTGCCCGACGCCGTGCGCATCGCGCGCGAGGTGGCAGCCGCGCTCGACTACGCGCACCGACACGGCATCATCCATCGCGACATCAAGCCGGAGAACATCCTGCTGCACGACGGCAGCGCGCTCGTCGCTGACTTCGGGATCGCGCTCGCGGTGAGCGAGGCCGGCGGCGCGCGGATGACCGAGACCGGCATGTCGTTGGGCACGCCGCACTACATGAGCCCCGAGCAGGCCATGGGCGAGCGCGACATCACCGCGCGCAGCGACATCTACGCGTTAGGCGCGACGACCTACGAGATGCTGGTGGGCGAGCCCCCGTTCACCGGCCCGACCGCGCAGTCGATCGTCGCCAAGGTGATGACGGCCGAGCCGGCGGCGCCGAGCAGCGTGCGGCGCACGGTGCCGCGTTCGGTCAACAGCGCGGTGCTGACCGCGCTCGAGAAGCTGCCGGCCGACCGGTTCGGGACCGCCGGCGAATTCGCGGCGGCGCTCTCGGATGAGCCCGGGACCGCCGGCCGCGCCGCGAGCGCCGCCGCGCGCGCCGATGCTCCGTTAGGCGGGCCAAGCCCCGCGCCGTGGCGGCGGATCGCCGCGGGACTCTTCGGCGTCGTTGTGGCGCTGGCGGCCCTGGGCGCCTGGGCGGTGGCCACCCGCGCCACGCCCGGACCAACGGTGTACGACGCCGCGCTGCCCGACAGCGCGACCATGTCGGCGGAAGGCACGTCCTCCATGACCAGCTACGGGACGGCCATGCGGTCCCTCTCCGTTGCGCCTAACGGAGAGTTCGTGGTGTACGCCGCCCTCGAGGGCGACTCGACCACGCTCTGGTATCGGAGCCTGAAGAACGCGGCCGCCCGGCCGATCGCGGGCACGATGGGCGCCTTCGGACCGCGCGTCTCGCCCGACGGCAACCGCGTCGCCTTCATCAAGGCCGGTCGGGTGATGGTCGTGCCGGTCGCCGGCGGCCAGGCCCGGCCGGTGTTCGAGGGCACGACGGTCATGGACCTCACGTGGCTCTCGGCCACGCAGTTGCTGGCGATGGACGAGGACGGATATCGCTACAACTGGCTCGACCCGGACCAGGGGCTGCTCCGCTCCAAGCGTGGCGCCCGGTGCGCGCACGGCGTGTGGGCATCGGCCATGCGGCGGCTGATCTGCTCCCTCGTGCCTAACGGAAGCGTCGTGGATCCCGACGCCGGGACCGGGTGGGCGCTGCGCGCGCCGCGCGCCGACGGCTCGCCCGGCGCCACGCTTCCCGGGTCCGACTACCGGCTCTTGGGCAAGCGCTATCTGCTCTACCTCTCGGTCGAGGGCGACGTGCGCGCCGCCAGCTACGACCCCGATCGCCATCTCGCCGGCCGCTCGGTCACGGTGCTCACGGGGGTCCGGAGCGATGCGGTGGGCGACGCGCAATACGACCTCACGGCTAACGGAACGCTGGTCTACGCGCCGGGCGCCGATGCCGGCATCGGCCGCATGGCCCGCTTGGCGCCGCGCGATACCGCGCGTCCGTTCGACATGCCGGCCGCGGCCTATCAACGATTCGACTTGAGCCCGGACGGCCGTTGGCTCGCCTTTGTCGTGCTAACGAACGAGGGCGACGAGCTACACGTTCGGGACCTGCGCACCGGGCAACAGCTCTCGTGGTTCCGCGCCGAGTACATCCGACAGCCGCTGTGGAGCCGTGATGGGACGCGTATTCTGGTGTGGGCGCGCGACTCCACCCGCGCCGCCATTGTCATGGGTTCGCCGAGCTCGGGGCTCCCGCCGGACACGCTGATGGCGGCGACGGCTCCCGCATCAGTGCCCCAACCGCTCGATTTTCAATCGGAGCACACGGCGCTCGCCCAGGATGTCGTCTCCTCGACCGTGTTCTCCTTCGACCCATCGGCCCATCCGCTGCGCTTCGAGGCGGTCGCGCGCGACGTTCCGTTCGCGACCCTTTCGCCTAACGGTCGGCACCTGGTCGTACAGACGGGCCAGACGGGGCGTATCATCGTGTCGCAGTTTCCCAAGGCAGCCAGACAGTGGCAGGTGGCCGACGGCGGTGTCGAGCCCATCTGGCTGTCCGACACGCAGCTGCTCTATCGGCAAGGCGTCTCGTGGTACAGCGTCGCGATCGACTCCGTCACCGGTGCGCCCGAGGGATCGCCGGTGCTCTGGGCGCGCGACCCGCGGTTTTCGGACACGGCGGGTTGGTCCAATCGCGTGTCGCACGATGGCGGAATCATCTATATGCAGGAGCCGGCCCAGCGCAGCGCGTCGTACCTGCGCGTCGTGCCCAACTGGGTGGCGCAGGTGAAAGCGGCGGTCGACCGCGCGCAACGCTGA
- a CDS encoding DUF2442 domain-containing protein, which yields MTNERRTSKAAILAQIPAARAREARARRTGRRAISARYDRPTGRVMIELTMGYVFGFPTDAIPALAKARPEQLAAVEVSPGGSGLHWEALDIDLSVPGLLLSSLGRAQQRSELARLAGRTTSRLKAAAARANGAKGGRPRKSARRG from the coding sequence ATGACTAACGAACGGCGGACATCGAAGGCCGCGATCCTGGCTCAGATTCCGGCCGCGCGTGCGCGTGAGGCTCGTGCGCGCCGCACCGGGCGTCGAGCCATCTCGGCGCGCTACGACCGCCCAACGGGGCGTGTCATGATCGAGCTCACCATGGGATACGTCTTCGGCTTCCCGACCGATGCGATCCCGGCGCTGGCCAAGGCGCGACCCGAGCAGCTCGCGGCCGTGGAAGTGAGTCCCGGTGGCAGCGGCCTCCATTGGGAAGCGTTAGACATTGATCTGAGCGTGCCGGGTCTTTTGCTGTCCTCGCTCGGCCGCGCGCAGCAACGAAGCGAACTTGCCCGTCTTGCGGGGCGGACGACGAGTCGTCTCAAGGCCGCCGCGGCGCGGGCGAATGGTGCGAAGGGAGGACGGCCGAGGAAGTCGGCGCGGCGCGGCTGA
- a CDS encoding DUF433 domain-containing protein has product MQTNQLPIHSDPDILGGTPVFVGTRVPVQTLLDYLEAGDPLDEFLQDFPSVSREQAVAVLELAKEMLLARAAAA; this is encoded by the coding sequence ATGCAAACGAACCAACTTCCTATCCACAGCGACCCGGATATCCTGGGGGGCACGCCCGTCTTCGTCGGCACGCGCGTGCCGGTGCAAACGCTGCTGGACTACTTGGAGGCCGGCGACCCGCTCGACGAGTTCCTACAGGACTTTCCGAGTGTGTCGCGCGAACAGGCCGTTGCAGTTCTCGAGCTCGCGAAGGAGATGCTCCTCGCGCGCGCTGCGGCGGCGTGA
- a CDS encoding DUF433 domain-containing protein, with translation MSPLPDPLITASPERLGGTPVFAGTRVPVQSLIDYLEAGHPLDQFLDEFPAVTREHAVAVLELAKQALITPAA, from the coding sequence ATGTCGCCCCTACCAGACCCTTTGATCACGGCCTCGCCCGAGCGCTTGGGAGGCACGCCGGTATTCGCAGGCACTCGCGTCCCGGTGCAGTCATTGATCGACTACCTGGAAGCTGGCCATCCGCTCGACCAGTTCCTGGACGAATTTCCAGCTGTCACCCGCGAGCATGCGGTCGCTGTCTTGGAGCTCGCCAAGCAGGCGCTGATCACGCCAGCGGCATAG